The proteins below come from a single Balaenoptera acutorostrata chromosome 2, mBalAcu1.1, whole genome shotgun sequence genomic window:
- the RPS14 gene encoding 40S ribosomal protein S14: MAPRKGKEKKEEQVISLGPQVAEGENVFGVCHIFASFNDTFVHVTDLSGKETICRVTGGMKVKADRDESSPYAAMLAAQDVAQRCKELGITALHIKLRATGGNRTKTPGPGAQSALRALARSGMKIGRIEDVTPIPSDSTRRKGGRRGRRL; encoded by the exons ATGGCACCTCgcaaggggaaagaaaagaaggaagaacaggTCATCAGCCTTGGCCCTCAGGTGGCCGAAGGAGAAAATGTATTTGGTGTGTGCCACATTTTTGCATCCTTCAATGACACTTTCGTCCACGTCACCGATCTTTCTGGCAA GGAAACCATCTGCCGTGTAACTGGTGGGATGAAGGTGAAGGCCGACCGAGATGAGTCATCTCCATATGCTGCCATGTTGGCTGCCCAGGATGTAGCCCAGAGGTGCAAGGAGCTGGGCATCACTGCCCTCCACATCAAACTCCGGGCCACGGGAGGAAATAG GACCAAGACTCCTGGACCAGGGGCCCAGTCAGCCCTCAGAGCCCTCGCCCGCTCAGGAATGAAGATTGGGCGGATTG aGGATGTCACCCCCATCCCCTCCGACAGCACCCGCAGGAAGGGGGGTCGCCGTGGTCGCCGTCTGTGA